The DNA window gaccagaaaagacggcgccaggggtattttggtcaaatTTGGAgcttagggggttttgtgagcgccgccacaaagatcagggggtttagtgcCCGTTTTTagacatcagggggtttagcgcccgtacccctaaagttcaggggccatgggtgattattagccaaaaaATTCACATCGGACCGTTCGAACCTAAAATGCCACATGTTTGTTAGTGGCTGGCCAAATCAGCACCGGTTTATTAGGTTCGATAGTTTACATTGGTCAATTACTAACGAACGTGACATTTTAGGTTCGGAAGTTCCAATATGAAATTTTTCATAACGTTAAATAcctcaattgaaaaaaaagttcattagaatccaaattcaaaaccgaaacAAACGTGAGGATCTAATATGTACATTTAGCTTAATACTTGTATCTCTAAAATTAGATCTCATTAATTAAGTGGACTACTAAATGCCGCCCTTAAATTATTAGCCACCGTCCCTATTATTATCTGAATGCACTTAACcctatttcaaatttaaaagcaaaaaaatcaaattctcTCAATTCATTCAAAACCCGACGAACGAATATAATGATTCGCAGAAAAAATGTCGAAATCTAGCGGAAATAGAGAACGGGAACCTCCGGTAAGTGATTGGttttgcattttttattttttttccaatttttaaattgttttcaaaaacaattttcGGGCCAGCGTTCTGGGATGGCGCCGGCCCATCTGGAGAAACATCCAGGATGTTTGTCCAGAAGTAAGAGGGATGACCGTCTTCTGGCGCCGGCcctaaagaaaaaattaaaaaaccgaaaaattaaaaaatttacatcgGAAAATCCGGGCACGCTCGTTTTGAAGTGTCGATCTTTGTTTTTCGACGACTCGTAATACttatccgtcattttaatcGATGTATTCGATTAAAGttgagaattttaatttttttaattaaaaattttatttttacttaaagggtaaaatgataatttttaggAGCGGTGGGTAGTAAACCGAGACGGCGAATAATAAAACCCttaattaattgtatttttaattaagataaattAGTTGATTGAACGGTATTAATTATTATCACCAAAAATTCtccttttcaacttttttttataagttagACTTCATCAGaggatataattattaaaaataaaatttgatcttCATAGCAAGAATTGATAGAGATAGgcaaaattttttatttttacaaaatcatcTTTCATTTATAAATAGGCTAAAAAACTATCGacctttacttttttttttttaaatagcacCATGATCTTGTAAAACTgccaattttatcttattttgtatTTGACTTTTAATAGCACTCTGACCTTATAAAACAGtcaattttaatctattttgtatttttgactttcaatataCATGAAAatagaggtggccacggttcataacctggcggttccggttcggaaccgccgggtcacggttcaaaaaaaagtggaaccggcccggaaccgcctaagagacggttccatgacggttcggaaccggacggttccggttccggttccggtttaagacggtttagaaaaacaattaaaatttaaattagattttaattactaaaaaatataatttaacaataaaataactcatgGAGATagtattataagaaaataaagattttgaaaaaaaaattaaaatattaaccaaaaatttaactaaaacaaatatacatatattttattgtgaaaataaagatattatatgataaagatataatatgtattttgaatatataatatatattttttatcaacagGTTCGACCCTTAAACCGCCGGCTCCGACCCGGAaccgccggttcacggttcaacaaatctggaaccggcccggaaccgccctTTGTACGGTTCCGCGCCGGTTTTAGTCCGGTTCCGGGTTtgaccggttccgggccgggtTTGACCAGGctggttccgggccggttcacgggctgacccggcccatggccacctctacatgaaaatttataaatgatacACATAATTTGGATTAAAATATCTCTGACGTGCCGTTGTATATCAGAGATTGATGCACTAATGGAGGATTGACGCGCTGATGCTAGATTGACGCGGGATTAGTGCATGATTAACGTGGGATTGGTGTGCGGTTGATGTTGGGCTGACTCAAGATTGGCGCATCGACTAGCGCTTGTGCTGATGTGTTGCTTTCTCACTGCGTAAGACTAATGCACTGACGTGCTGACGGGTTATAAAATTTGAGTGCAAACGTAAGGCTGACACACTAGCGTAAGGCTAACCCATTTTCATGATTGATGTGTGACACATGtcatttttagttaatataaagacaaaaatgttttaaataaaaagaaattataaactTGACATTTTTGAAAAGATCAAgtttgtttgatatttttttatgttccCAATTAATtagcttattttttttatcttttataacTTTTTCCTATTTtgtcatataaaaatataggCTATATACATTCTAAAAACCAAGTGAGATGTGAACTTTTGAAAAATAGTTATATTTTGACTCAAATGAATGATAATAAATGGAAGGGGATGttaagaaaaaacaaaagtaaAACAAATTGCAGCTTTGATAAGGACATTCATGCTATGAGGATGGGAATGATGAGAAAGGAGATAAGAAAAGAAGTAACAAATAGTGGAAAGAACTAATTTCCACTTTGCAATTCTCAACTCTTTGGAGAAGGATGTTTAACTAacatttctttttccttttcacactaaaatgggaaaatcttCATCTTGTGTTCATATGCATAAGTGACAAATATCCTTACATGCTCTAATGCCTTcgtattttgtttaaaattggTGAGAAAAAGCCcaccaataaaaaataatttaattaatattaaaaaaaattattctttgtattttttgttaaattttttgcaataatatacTCTAACTTTTTGTTATTgcaaaataacttttttaactttttttaccaACGATCTACTAATAATCTATCAACAATCTATCTATAATTTACCAAAAGAGcgtatttttaacaaataaaaaaattagagcgTATTCTTACAAATATTTAGCTGAAAATAGCTATTGTTTTAAGAGCCCATTAATATCGTATTGTACAAACATTAaagaagatttcaagtttaaaatCTTCACATGAccatatctatactatatataaaagcacggataggAGGGCACTTTTACGTTAATGTTCttaatattgttttaattataatttaacaataattattttatctaaatattAGCTAACTTAAACTACTTTTAATACAATTCAAATTTTCAcctattttatagaatttttcaTCTAAATATTAGCTAACTTAAACTACTTTTTATACAAGTAATATACTCATTAAAATACTCACATATTTGATAGAATATATCTATATCTTCTCTCtgtgtataattaataataaatatataatttaaccagGAAACAAATTCCATAAATATTAGCTAAAATAAATACTTCTACACGCAGTTGAcaacattaaattaaataatttcaaaatctaTATGGTGAATAATTTTGTGATCCTCATAATTAAtactactaataataataataattgaattcagcaaataaaaaacaattatatgtatattataatttattgattttaagaGATTTATACAATATAATAATCTGAATTCAactcataaaatattttgtaatatagtaaaaactctaactaatttaaaattaattataaatataaaatacattattattaattaaaaatctattaagaTAATTGTTAGAGTTAGAGTactgattaaaataaaatacttataacATAATATTAAGATAGGTTGTGGACTTTGCGGCTGGACAGCTTTTAGGATACTACTCATCTTTGCCTCTAACAATTGATGTTTGGAATTCGCTAAGAAGTTTTATGCAAGGAATGTGACCGTGGACTTATCTCCTGTGTCCTGAGACACTTAGACTTGAGGGAGAAACCCCATAATCTGCTTAGTACCCACTCCTCCTTCTTATTCCCGCTCCTCGTCCATTAAAGAAGGCagataactaaataaaataaactacttcaaattataattatggtTGAATCATGTAAAATTCTAACTAAGGCAAAAAAACTTtcactaaattattatttgaattattatttaatatttttatttatgttttttataaataaaataaactattcctAATTAACTGCCATTTtagttctttaaaaaaatactgttttaattattatttgtttttttatattttaatgcaatttataattataaaaaaaaaatttaattaaacattatCCTAATctataataaacataattatcattatttgatgagtcacactacgagacacgtgtgaaacacgtaaatcGACCATTTAAACacataaaagtttattttatatgtgaataacaaaaataaattatttttactgtATATCTCACAACCTATTTATCattcaattatattaaaaaatataccaataaaattattattacaataaataaaaattagataataaattttatatatttttacttattttaaacaaatatacAAATCATAAAAAGGCATACTTAAGAAAGAAGTTTCTTTTTGCAATATCTATTTTATGTCTATGGATATAAGATATGATACATTTTGTTATGATACTATTATAAGGATTTAAGGCATATAATGGTGTTTATTATCTTCATAATTTTTGCTTGAAATTACTTATATATTAACTTTTCTCTTTGAGATTgaagatttaaaataaaaattatgtttatgtttcacTAAAATTATTGGATAATCACGTGAAGATTATCTTCTTCTTatacttaataaaaaaatcactcCATGAGAAAATTGTCAACAAAAGCAACAATAAGAAATACTTTTCTTTATAAAagaatgtttaatattttttaataggaAAATAGGAGGTAAAAAATGAAAGTGAAAAAGATTGTTAATTTTGGTGTGATGCATTATTGGGTCAATCTGATAATGTGTCAACAATTCAATTGATACAGTCAGTATTTGCATATTGGAAAAGCTAAGTcacattatattttatatttttgagtaGACTATGAGGCTGATATTATAATGAATGATTAAAAgatgttaaattttatttataaaaatattataaaagtctaaattttttaattttatccctTTTATTCTAAAATGCAGGATTTCGTTTCAATCATGTCTAACTATGTGATTTTACTTATATGGCGCTGATGTAGCGTAGGCGTCACATTAGTAATATCGCGTAATTCgactttattaaaacaaaaatctgCATTTCAGAAAGACacataaaaaattgaaagtttaaattttttataaaattttaatgaaaaatttgaacttttttaatcatttggcctATGATATAGAATTTTGAGTATCTCAAACACTATGTTCAGGAAAGAAAAAGTGAACAGTTTAGTCAAAAATTGAACACTCCTCTTTTAATTACttacttaattaaattattttatcaatttaactcgatttattaaaatttatatatttaattaaacttaGTAGATTGAATAATTACAGCTTTgaagaatataaaatttaattgattatcatttttttgatgtatttgaataattcaattttagccgataaataaaaaataaaaaatttatctaattgaacttttaaaatcaatataaaacagTAGTAATATTTATCATCAGctgaattaatcaaaattaaaaaaagtttaaaatgaaaataaaaataaattcaaaaatatagttttggttaattatttaaatacattCAATAATAGCTAAGAAAATTTCCTTAAAAAACCtaaataaaagtattattaATTGGCACTCTCTCTTGCTGGTTTTTATTgaatttacaaaaatttaatgtttaaaaataaattatccgTGTGTTTTTTTCcaattatatcataatttattaaaatcgtcaattatattcaaatttttatttttatattttaattgtactaaaatttaataaatcctTCATATTTGATGTATACTCTAAATAGGCCCTTAATATTAAATggtactaattttttttttacaaacttaaaaaaaaattaatattttataatagtaatttttttttcatttaaggTCAAAGGTCTTTTTAAGTTTTTGAAAAAAGAGCACATCAACTccttaggtttttttttttaatttatcaaaaaaaagtttTCTTTTTGAAGCCACTTGAACTCTTAATGTTTCTAAATGGCgcaatgtttttgaattttttgaaaacAACACTTAagtcatttttattattttttggacacttaattctttgaatttttatttatctttgtgattttttttcaaaaacatagAGTTTATTAGcactatttaaaaaattaaaggtttaaatgattcataaaaaatttaaaaagtttatgtGCTCTTTTTGAATAACTTAAAGAATTTTTTTCACTTTCTGccttaatttaatataaattaattatgagacttacatttaattattaaattttactatttcatataattaaaccaatctcatataattagtaattaatCATATGGttcttaaattataattataaatttcacTAACCACCGCCTTAATAGATTGTAGGTACTGATTTTTAAACCAATAAATTCCTTCCGTTTATTTTTCTCTTAACAATGATACGATAGAGAAAAAGCCGCATAAGCAccacataaataataaaaaaataaattctaaaaatctaaaaaaataatctaaatattaaatttttaaaagtttatatgGTTGATCGTCCATTTTGCACCATTTAAACGGTGTTACAATACATCTTCAAAATTACCGACTTAATTCAAGAATCATTTCAACATCTTCTTTTATGATTAGAAAACTATGATTCCTATAAATTTTTCTAGAGACATTCATGTTTAAACATTAATGAAACacagttttttttaaatgaaaaatatgttaattgaaGAAGCTCTTTGTCTGTTTTATTTTTAAGCTATTGAAATGATATAATACTATATAACACAATTAAATAATATCTATTTGATAAGTaagtattaatattattttatgatcAAATGATTTGTTTATTTGTCCGGAATATGCCAATGTTACTGTTAAGACCAATCCCTCTGTCTTATATTGCCCGAACTAGCCTTTTCCTGTGTTCCAAACTGCCCAAACTGCCCGTTGTTGAACACTTTCCCTGTTTGTGAAGCACCATCTCTCTCTCAAAACCTGCTTTTGactaaaaaaaacacaactGGGCATCACTAATTCTTCATTTCCTGTGATCCATATCCTTCAATCATTTCAAAGCTAGATTCTTTGACATGGCCTCTCTTCATTTTCAttagtttttttgttatttttcctGGAGATGGGGTTGGGTCCTGATTCTTTAAAGGTGACAAATTTAGAAGATAAATCaaagaaaaacaagaacaagaagaataaagatgatgatggtgatgaagGGTTTGGTTGTTGGGGTAGACTGAGATTGATGGGTGGTTGCATGCCTTCAAGATCAAAAGTTGATAACTCTTTAAGTGGCATCACAACTCAGTATGGTAATAATCTAATTAtttcttatgtttatttaagaatagTATGTTTGAGTGTGAGGTCAAGTTTGTTTCtttaatgtttttttgttttgtttggttgtgttttttAGATTGTTGTTGTTGATGTTATTATTGTTATGGAATTGGATGATGAGAGCTCATTTATGCATACTGTGAGGTGGGAGGGCCACAAATTTAGgttctttctttgtttttgtaAGTGTTAGTGAGAGTGTGAGACTAATAACTTTGGGAAGGTGGAGCCTTGATTAAGATTATGATGGCTTTTGTAATAATTTGTTATGTTTCACCATGTGTGGTTAAACAACACCAAATGattgttttatatgttttttaaggAGGGGTTCTTTGATAGCAAATATCTTGTATGTTTCTTAGTAAATGATGCCTTGTATATGTTCTCCGAGCGCTGAGTTTGAATAGCATGTTTTAAGTTTTTCTCTTTCGGTTTTTAGTGGAAAGTAAAGCTGCCGATGACACGAGTAAAGACCAACCGATCGTTCCAGTGGTAGAGGCTGAGGCTCCAGCTATATCCTCTACCACCACTAGTAATGGAGAAAGTGCCCCGTCTACTCCAAAATTCAGTGAGGAATTGAAGCTTGCTTCACAACTGAGGATATTTGCGTTCAATGACCTTAAATTGGCGACTAGGAATTTCAGGCCCGAGAGTCTTCTTGGAGAGGGTGGTTTTGGATGCGTCTTCAAAGGTTGGATAGAGGAGAATGGAACTGCGCCTGTGAAACCTGGCACGGGGCTTACTGTTGCAGTGAAAACGCTTAACCACGATGGACTTCAGGGTCACAAGGAGTGGCTTGTATGAACCTTTTCTTCCTTTCATTTTACTCATTCATACTTCATTTAATGttagattgattttttttttcaactttccTAATTTGTCGACTGCAAATGCGTTTCACAATTTTTCAGGCTGAAGTTAGTTTTCTTGGAAATCTTCTTCATCTCAATTTGGTTAAATTGATTGGCTATTGTATTGAAGATGATCAAAGGTTGCTGGTGTATGAGTTTATGCCTAGAGGAAGCTTGGAGAACCACCTCTTCAGAAGTAAGTTACTCAGATTGATACACCCGATTCTGCTTTACTTATCTTTTAAATGTAACTCGGAAACTATTGTATTCAAATTTCTGTTATTTACCACTTCAAATGTTGCTTGATCAAATTTGACCTGCTGCTTCTATTGGTGACATGTAAATACCGAGCCTAAGAATGTAAACATGGAATTTCTTGAGTGATTTTAGTGCATTAGATTGGGATATCAGGTCACCATGTTTCATTAGCTTAATACGGATTCTTAATATCATGTTAGAATGTCCTTGTGTGGTGAGAAACGGACAGCCTTGTGTTAATGTACTTACATTATTGTTCTACTAGAATTATAGAAGTTGTTGCATCTGACTTGTAGATGCCAAATGCATTAAAATTAGCTCACAGGTTATATCATATATGAAAAGAACACTCATATTATGTTgttgtattttatatatatatgggtGATTGTCATCCTTGAGAGTATAAAGCATAAACACACCGAACTTAATAGAATTGAAGAGATTGGTATGCTTGATATGTGCAACAATCAACCTGAAGCTAAACCTGGAGAATATTTATCACTGTCATTGGTTAAGAAGTAATGCACCTTTATTGGTGAAAAATTATGAACAAGGTTTGTTTTATGAATCATTTTAGGTAGCAACCTTAGGAAAATCATCTAGATAAGTCTTATTACCATATTTTTGTGTCAATATGCAGATAGTTGTACCTTTCATATAATTTAGAAATTGATTTTTCTCAACTTAATGGGAAGTCCTGTGCAAGTATGGTCAGTGCATGAGAAGGAATTGTTAAATTACTAAGAGTGGATTCATTTACAGccttttgtttaaattataagCGCAACTGTGTAGTTGGATCTAATACAGTTCTTTGTGGTGCCATTagaatttttatcatttttttctttcattttgcATTCTCACCATCTATCGGGTAAAAGCAGTCAAAAAATTATGCTACTTGAATTTTGTGTTTCCTTTGGTCCCCCGACACAAAACCAATTCTATAATATGCATTTCCAAGGTTGATGTTTAATATTCTTTGGTAACAACCATTTCCTGTGCAGAAGGGTCCTTGCCTCTTCCTTGGTCTATCAGAATGAAAATTGCACTTGGTGCTGCCAAAGGTCTTGCCTTTTTACATGAAGGGGCTGAAAGATCGGTGATTTATCGAGATTTTAAAACATCAAATATCTTACTAGATGCGGTACATGGCTGCACATGCTTTATTGGAGTTTATTCTGTTAATTTCATAgatctttttctttatttcccTTCACAATTTGAGAGAATGATATTGCCCTTATAGGATTACAATGCCAAACTCTCTGATTTTGGACTTGCCAAAGATGGTCCTGAGAGTGGTAAAACACACGTATCAACTCGAGTAATGGGAACATATGGTTATGCTGCTCCGGAATATGTGATGACTGGTGAGTGATTTTAAAGTTGCCTTCATAAATTACATAAAGATGCTTCCTTTAagttattataataatttccAGTTAATTTCTGAATTCCCTATGCAACTCTGGATGATAATGAATCTATCAAACGGTCATTTGGAAGTATGATAGTTTACgcattgtttcaccttttaagcaagcAAGTATTTAACTTACCACATATGTCTTATTTAATGGGTATGGGATTGTCTTATGTCTTGTTCA is part of the Mercurialis annua linkage group LG3, ddMerAnnu1.2, whole genome shotgun sequence genome and encodes:
- the LOC126673435 gene encoding serine/threonine-protein kinase PBL34-like isoform X2 → MGLGPDSLKVTNLEDKSKKNKNKKNKDDDGDEGFGCWGRLRLMGGCMPSRSKVDNSLSGITTQYVESKAADDTSKDQPIVPVVEAEAPAISSTTTSNGESAPSTPKFSEELKLASQLRIFAFNDLKLATRNFRPESLLGEGGFGCVFKGWIEENGTAPVKPGTGLTVAVKTLNHDGLQGHKEWLAEVSFLGNLLHLNLVKLIGYCIEDDQRLLVYEFMPRGSLENHLFRRSLPLPWSIRMKIALGAAKGLAFLHEGAERSVIYRDFKTSNILLDADYNAKLSDFGLAKDGPESGKTHVSTRVMGTYGYAAPEYVMTGHLTSKSDVYSFGVVLLEMLTGRRSMDKNRPNGEHNLVEWARPHFGDKRRFYRLLDPRLEGHFSIKGAQKAIQLAAQCLSRDPKARPRMSEVVETLKPLPGMKDMASSSYYFQTMQTDRNKSNMHTKNGIRTQPGFMTRNGQPLRSLSSLSDTRASPYNQPYQSPKPNGKKS
- the LOC126673435 gene encoding serine/threonine-protein kinase PBL34-like isoform X1 is translated as MGLGPDSLKVTNLEDKSKKNKNKKNKDDDGDEGFGCWGRLRLMGGCMPSRSKVDNSLSGITTQYVESKAADDTSKDQPIVPVVEAEAPAISSTTTSNGESAPSTPKFSEELKLASQLRIFAFNDLKLATRNFRPESLLGEGGFGCVFKGWIEENGTAPVKPGTGLTVAVKTLNHDGLQGHKEWLAEVSFLGNLLHLNLVKLIGYCIEDDQRLLVYEFMPRGSLENHLFRKGSLPLPWSIRMKIALGAAKGLAFLHEGAERSVIYRDFKTSNILLDADYNAKLSDFGLAKDGPESGKTHVSTRVMGTYGYAAPEYVMTGHLTSKSDVYSFGVVLLEMLTGRRSMDKNRPNGEHNLVEWARPHFGDKRRFYRLLDPRLEGHFSIKGAQKAIQLAAQCLSRDPKARPRMSEVVETLKPLPGMKDMASSSYYFQTMQTDRNKSNMHTKNGIRTQPGFMTRNGQPLRSLSSLSDTRASPYNQPYQSPKPNGKKS